One window of Dysidea avara chromosome 11, odDysAvar1.4, whole genome shotgun sequence genomic DNA carries:
- the LOC136238873 gene encoding von Willebrand factor A domain-containing protein 5A-like translates to MEGLVSADKKTVLPLKDISVQVKVKGYLVGVSSTLNYSNDTSNPLEVTFRFPLEESFAVVGLEAIIDGRKVKATVQEKKKARDMYDDAITSGLSAAYAEEKTGDIFSLSLGNLPSGSEAEIKLRMVGELPIEADGRVRFTLPSVLKPRYTPEGSSDPLAATQNPSVKQASVAGVFKFQLCIDGAKRVAEVSSPTHQLKTEEAMDFVNVCIAGEGPVRGDVTILIGYKDPHEPMAMVEAAIEGSKTKEMKSKAVMLTFFPKFSGLEEAACEFIFVVDRSGSMGGSYIKSASETLVLFLKSIPQGCFFNIISFGSRYESFFPSSTSYNQETMEKATQFAQELRADMGGTELLTPLQYIFKQQSKSSGLPRQVFILTDGSVSNTSSVISEVRKNCHSTRCFTFGIGSGASSALVRGIARAGNGSAEFIADNERMQSKVIRSLKKALQPSASSLTVTFDLPGSYEVKVVPDKIPSIYNGEKTVIYGLLMDKSGGKGRDGLMCKAMLSGDILGKKFKFEIPFNLPEQQAEEHASIIHQLVAKVMIQEWQDDGEPYEERHKKEIIELSCDASVVSRYTAYIAVDEAQNKPISGSMQSYELTASGPGRSRMARGFGGGGRGGLRNKNARACSAPKPGGAMLLNMSKSKKAAPKKKAGKAKDYELEEDDDSDTDELSLPPPSKSSASSAPPPPKQSDPSFIVSLQQFDGSWLLNDKLAGVVSKSVEELKSSCPVSCDVTMIANIWATLVVIELLKKKYPLMLEELELVIMKAEQWVGKQVLPSGVDLAVLKDSASKIV, encoded by the exons ATGGAGGGTTTAGTCTCTGCTGACAAGAAAACGGTTCTTCCACTCAAGGATATTTCAGTACAGGTAAAGGTGAAAGGTTATCTGGTTGGAGTCTCGTCCACTCTAAACTACTCCAATGACACGAGTAATCCTCTGGAAGTGACGTTCCGATTTCCTCTGGAGGAATCATTTGCTGTGGTGGGGTTGGAAGCGATCATTGATGGTAGGAAAGTGAAGGCCACAGTGCAAGAGAAAAAGAAGGCGAGGGATATGTATGACGATGCGATCACTAGTGGATTATCTGCAGCATATGCTGAAGAGAAGACTGGAGATATCTTTAGCTTAAGTCTGGGTAACCTTCCATCAGGAAGTGAGGCGGAGATCAAGCTTAGAATGGTTGGAGAACTACCAATCGAGGCAGATGGACGAGTGAGGTTTACTTTACCATCAGTGTTAAAACCACGCTACACTCCAGAAGGATCAAGTGATCCACTAGCTGCTACACAGAACCCTAGTGTAAAGCAGGCATCTGTTGCTGGAGTGTTCAAGTTTCAATTGTGCATAGACGGAGCCAAGAGAGTTGCTGAAGTGTCTTCACCTACTCATCAGCTAAAGACAGAAGAAGCAATGGACTTTGTGAATGTATGCATAGCTGGGGAGGGTCCTGTAAGAGGAGATGTTACAATATTGATTGGATACAAAGATCCTCATGAGCCGATGGCAATGGTAGAAGCAGCAATAGAGGGGAGTAAAACTAAAGAGATGAAGAGTAAAGCAGTGATGCTAACATTTTTTCCAAAGTTTTCTGGCTTAGAGGAGGCAGCTTGTGAGTTCATCTTTGTAGTTGATCGCAGTGGTAGCATGGGAGGTTCTTACATTAAGAGTGCTTCAGAAACGCTAGTGTTGTTTCTAAAGAGTATTCCACAAGGTTGTTTCTTCAACATTATCAGTTTTGGATCTCGGTATGAATCATTCTTTCCATCAAGTACATCCTATAACCAGGAGACAATGGAGAAAGCTACTCAGTTTGCTCAGGAGCTGAGGGCCGATATGGGTGGTACAGAACTCCTTACTCCACTACAGTACATATTCAAACAACAATCAAAGTCATCAGGTCTCCCCCGACAAGTGTTCATTTTGACAGATGGTTCTGTTAGCAACACAAGTAGTGTGATCAGTGAAGTGAGGAAGAACTGTCACAGTACAAG GTGTTTCACATTTGGTATTGGATCAGGAGCATCAAGTGCTCTAGTGAGGGGTATTGCTCGAGCTGGTAATGGATCAGCAGAATTTATTGCTGATAATGAAAGAATGCAGTCAAAG GTAATTCGCAGTCTCAAAAAAGCACTACAACCTTCAGCTAGTAGCCTCACTGTCACATTTGATCTTCCTGGTAGCTATGAGGTGAAGGTGGTACCAGATAAGATTCCCAGTATCTACAATGGCGAGAAGACTGTTATTTATGGTCTTCTGATGGACAAATCAGGTGGCAAAGGAAGAGATGGGTTGATGTGCAAAGCAATGTTGAGTGGTGATATACTTGGAAAGAAGTTTAAATTTGAAATTCCATTTAATTTGCCAGAACAACAGGCAGAGGAACATGCATCAATAATTCACCAGTTAGTAGCAAAGGTGATGATCCAGGAGTGGCAGGATGATGGGGAGCCATACGAGGAGAGACACAAGAAGGAGATCATAGAATTGAGCTGTGATGCGAGTGTGGTGTCCAGGTATACTGCTTATATAGCAGTGGATGAAGCCCAGAACAAACCAATATCAGGAAGTATGCAGAGCTATGAACTGACTGCTAGTGGGCCAGGGAGAAGTCGTATGGCTCGTGGCTTTGGTGGAGGTGGACGGGGAGGACTGAGAAATAAGAATGCAAGAGCATGTTCTGCACCGAAGCCTGGAGGAGCCATGTTGCTTAATATGTCTAAGTCTAAAAAAGCAGCGCCCAAAAAGAAAGCTGGTAAGGCTAAAGATTATGAActtgaagaagatgatgactCCGACACAGATGAGCTTTCTTTACCTCCACCATCAAAATCTTCAGCTTCATCAGCCCCACCCCCTCCCAAACAGTCTGATCCCAGCTTTATTGTTAGCCTACAACAATTTGATGGTTCATGGCTACTGAATGATAAGTTAGCTGGTGTTGTGTCCAAGTCAGTTGAGGAGCTGAAGAGTTCTTGTCCAGTTTCCTGTGATGTCACCATGATAGCCAACATCTGGGCCACACTAGTTGTGATTGAGTTGTTGAAGAAGAAGTATCCTTTAATGTTGGAGGAGTTAGAGTTGGTCATTATGAAGGCTGAGCAGTGGGTTGGTAAACAAGTGTTACCTTCTGGTGTAGACCTTGCTGTACTGAAGGATAGTGCTAGTAAAATAGTGTGA